AAAAGTGGACAAATCAACGTGTTCAAGTATCTCCAGTAAACATCGGTTTTCCAACAATTACACACAAAATcgtatttaataattttgtttgcttCCTCGAGTgtcttaaaaacattttataaaacaaattcaagTCAAAATCAATTGGAGGACAATAACTTTCGATAATCAATTAACGTAGCAGTTCAAAAAGGGTTGAAAGACTCAGTAATATAATAGCTTGTATTACAGTAACTTAAAATTCAgagggtttttttaaatgattttgacaACATTGCTACTATTTTagctgaaaaaaattcaaatttagtGTAATCATCATTATTGTCTAGAATGATTTATCTTAAATGTTTCTAATTGTGAGTAAAAAATGTCGGTTTTCACCATGATGTACAATCAACTCACTAACCTCGTTTAAAACAgaattttatattgtacatatttcaaataaacgaacTGAACTGATGAGTGTGTCCTGTGTTAAGTTTGTATTTACCAAGTACATATAATTGTCATGTTAATTGTATATTTTGTCTTTAATATTCACTATTAAAATGATTGAATTCAGCTTTATGCTGTCAATATACTGTGGAATTTCTCTTACATTCATTCtctataaattatatcatagaACTGTTAAATTCAAACGTATGTCCTATATATATTTGCTCTTCTTGTACCAATAAATGTGATGTTAGCGAATCAACTGAACTTGAACTGGATActttaattcaataaatatcCCAGGTGGTTTTTCATAGGGTCGTTATCAATCCAATCGATGACCAACAATTATAACAACATAGATTAATAGAGCAGACTCGTTTATTGCATATCGACATAAAGCATATTCGGGACCAActcatatatacaatatatatatgaaattgaattttctgaAGTCCCGCACAATACATCTTATGCAAAAAAGATTTAACCAAGTGCTTATATTAAGGCAACAAATTATGAGAAATTGTGTAGTATTCAGTATCAATTGGACTATTATTGCTTTTGGGCTTTTTTCCAGCTGTTTATTTTGTCCTAGACAATTTAAGAAGAAGATCATGCATGTCAAAATCCAACgtttaataattattatgaatttaatgaTGTTTGGACAAGGTCGGATATGATATAAATCATTGTACTGCTCATTAGATCGATAACCTTTGGAGAATTGGACAATCTTCCACTCTGTTTCTCAATGGAATTTAAATGCACTGCAAATTAATAGCTCAATCACAAACGAACCAATTTTAACATCAATTCTCTGGAACGACCAAAAATACGTGGCCACGCACTAACATGGAATTGAATTTTATCTCTCTGTGGGTATATTTTTGACAGTTCGTACTCAGTTTCCATAACAACGACATTGAAACATTTTGCTTCTGGCCTAAATGACATATAGagtaccattatataaataactcGTATGCTCCCTAAATGCATGAAGGTTTGATCATGACATTGGTTTAATTTTATAAGCAAGTAATCAATGTACTTGTACCCATTAATTGATTTCAGTGAAATGTACAGATAACAATACCATTGGTTTGTGTTTCATAGATTTATCTTATAGTGAAAAACAGACACACTATAATAGTGAAAAACAGACACACTAAATaacatcaatttaattttaagcagGCAAATGAAAGCtggaataaacattttttcaataagATAAGACCTTGGtcttataaatacaaacaaaattgGCTTGGGTATTTTCACTTGCTTTCACAGACAACTATTTGAATTTATCGCTTTTCCACAAAATCCAACTTAAAGTTACTTCCCTTTGTTGACTCTTCTGTATTGAAGTACAAAAAGACGTCACAACAACATGGCAAAAGCAGACGTTGGAAAATCATAGATCAAATGGGGATGGAGAAAGCATGTAATTTAAGTTTTAGTGTATTAAGAGTAAGTCTCTAATGAATTGGTGAATATGAAATGAACCATGCTCGATTGGGATTACGCTTAATTACCGCCATGTTCTgtattaaaacatatttgttaaCATGTGACTGTcttgtacaattaaaacaatcTTGATCAAATGAAACGGACAGATTTCCTCTACTTAAGTTTCGGTAATCTGACATACGAATCCATCACTCAGCCAAGGAAGCTAATGAGCTACCAACCTGCAACACTTATATAGGAATGCAATACAACTAAACATTCCCACCCCGGACTGATGGTGTGGAAGATGGAAAGAATCGCAGTGTGTACTCTTCCAGAGTGTCAATTAACCCATGATAAACATTGTTCTGAGGATAAACTTTTTCGTACCCACAGCGATTACAGAAATCCATCATTGCCATGCATTTTATGTGAAAGTCAGATCTGATGTCACTGATGTGGTTTAATTAAATTGACCCCAATTTTCtggaatatatatgtttaaaataccAGACCTATATCCCCATTATGTAGGATTTACTCATTTTGAAAACCCTTATGGACAAGtgaaaaaatagaataataaaAATGCAGTCTAACAAGATATAACATGCAGTCCATAGTAGTCCTTATTCCAATTGGTCAAGGTATGTATAATTATTCACATTCAAATCAGATAATTTTCAACCGATCTTATAGTCTGTTCCAGCTTCCATTGCTTGTTGATATTCTCAATGAATATACCTCAGGTCtaaatatacagagtaaattttaaaaaatataatcagCTGTGATAGAATTATATTTAGCATGGTCTCATGTCAAGCACATGTTCGTCTATAGATTATGCAAAACGTAACGATAAATATGATTGGCTGTATTTGTTTAAGTATCATTCGGAAAGTGTCTGTGTTTTTCATAATGATGTGGGGAAATGCTAGTTCGAGTTATAAATACTTATAGTcgttctgattggttaagagaAACACACCCCAGAGCGCGGTGTATATAAAGTCAGGATTTGCTTTAGTCCGGCAGTTGAGGTGGAATCTTCTCTAAGGTTCGAGTCAACTCACTTCCCCGGGTAGATGGGTGGGCCCCAGTCTCCGTTTCTCGTCTAGGTCATTACCTCGCTAAGTGTCTTGTTTATTGTCCCGTAAATTTCCGTTGTGCAGCATGCTAGGCATTTAGTCCGTGTTAAGTGGGTTTGTATTAGGTTTGGGTAACTTGGACTATAAATTAACTTTAAGGCAGGCTTACATTTACGTTGTAACTTGGTAAGGAGGGTGATAACGGGAAGTTTGTATAACTGTATATCTGTGTATATAACATTTGCTCATTAATAAATCTATGGTACCATAACAAgtgttttcatttacatgtatctggaACTTGGGCTAGAGTTAGTGTGATTTTGAAATGCTCGTAAATATCTGACAGAGTGATTGAGCGTTGATATTAATTTCTAGAACCTTcacaatattatagaattttGGATTTAGACTTAGAAAACTGACAGATTTGAGACTGACTTAGCTTTAGCGACTACAAACTTAAGAATATCATGGAACTCCTGgtataaataaaagttataaccactatacgattacaCAGCAATGAACTTACAATAATTTGATGTTGCATGAATGTTCGAAGATCTGCACTTATGTACCTTCTTTTGTCAAGTGTTAATTTCCTCTTCAATAGTACAAGCAAGTAATTCAAAACATATGAAATGCTGTTATCTCCCCCATGTTTGAGAAGATTTGAAttaaatatgatatgatattaaaatattatagaagAATATACACGTACAGTTAATCGATACAAAATGTGACGTCAAAACATAAATGAATAGACGAAAGGAAGATAACTTTTATGTTACTTCCTGTTTTGATTGACGACAGCGAATTCAACAAAAGAAACAGGATGGGAGGAGGCTCCCCTGGTTAACTGTCAAGGTATGCTCCCACAGAATAACTGTATACAAAGTTTACAAAGTTTTCTTAAATACGTCATTAATTCACGTTTGTCACTGAATGAATAAACTGTAAGTATGCCTTTACATACGCTTTTCTAAATAGAAAGTACGACTGTTATCAAAAccttattttataaacaatttatgcAACTAAATAAAATCAGAGCTATGTCATTATAAGTATTCTTTGTTATTGATATTTGTTAGTGTGTCAAAACTCTAATATGCTCGAATTATTGAGGCAGCAATGGGGGGATCTAAGAAGTGGGGATGGTGACGGGGTATGGACGCTACTGTGCATTGAAAGTAAAAAAgagtattataattataatagaaaaaaCCAAACTCTGCCCCTCTATCCCCTAGAAACAAGAATCTCTGGAATACTTCAATTCATCCACTCGTAATCGACACCAAAGGGTGATCAGAATTTCATAATCATGTATAAAGCgttaaggggcatggtcacgattttggtcaaaaattattttttcgatttaaaaaatgtttacaatactCCAGTAAGGCAtctttaataggcaaccaaagtTTGAGTGTTATTCGTTGagatataagcgagttacagagcttacaattatttactatgtaaacaaaccttttgcttacattttaaatgttggagTGCAAATTCTAGTTTTTGACCTCAAATGAATGTCGTTCAACGATAGttactgtttatctatgcttaaaatgaatgagTATATattagacaaatcagcttgaaaaagatgttTCTGGTATAatgaacatatgtaaacaaaaataggaCACGGACCTACTTtaaatgacaaagaattgtgatcACTGtctcttgcttataactctacgactgattctcaaatttcatttgatcattagaaatgcattcctaattCATTCTggataatattaaaaaagaacagaaatatagaatttgaccaaaatcgtgaccatgccccttttaaagggaattaaaacatacattaaaaactaatttttcagGTGATCAATTTATCGATGTATTCAATTATATAACTTTTGAACTGAAAAGGCTATCGTGGATACTGCATAAGGTGTAATATTTGGCCCATGATACAATGATTCAATCGGAgtttgcatttatttaaaaattatattacttaTTGTGCACACGTATATTAAAAGCAGTATCAAAttacttttttactttttagaCACCCCATTTTTTAGACTAGATAATTGAAAGAGTTTGcgttttacaatgaaaaaaagaggttgaaagtaaacttgtaaactctttttttttttactttcgttCTTAATTTGTAGCAATGTGACGCACAGTGAAACGTCGTATGAATACGAAGTATGGTATATGTAGatgtatatattaatgaaaattaaacaaaatttaccaTTTTTATCATTACAGTATTTTTTCTTGCGTTGAAGAGTTATTTGAATGTGGTAAGATATGGCCGAAGTAAGCGACGCCGAAGATCCGGATACCGTTACCGCTCAACATTTTATAGAGTGTGAGTTGTGCTGCAAGACAGTGTCACTCCACTGCACAATTTGCAAAAGTGATCTGTGCGGTCAATGCGTAGGCATCCACATTAACTCCATGGCAACTCAAGAGCACAATATCGTATCGATTAGGCGAAGAGCATTTACACCTCAACTGCCATCATGTTCCATTCATGAAAGTGAAAAGTGCGATTTGTTCTGCTCAAAATGCAACGTTCCAATTTGCGTTACTTGCATAACACTTCAGCATAAAACTCATCCTGCCACCAAACTAGAATTTCAATgcgattttaaaaagaaacaaatagaAGATGAATGCAAACACCTCGAAAATGATTTATGCAAAAATATTATGGAAAGTATTGctcatttgcaaaaaaatattaaagaggTAAGGAAGATTTATGACAAAGCGCAAAATGCAGTATTTAAAAAGGGGACGGAGTGGCACAAACAAGTTGACAAAATTGTTCAAGAATTCTCACAACAAGTTACTTATATGAGAAATCGGGATATTGCTCTTCTAGAGAAACGTATTGAAGAAATCAAAGGCCTTTTGAAGGCATTAAATGTGCACCGTGAACAAGTGAACAAACTTACAACAactatgaaattaaaagatgttCTTGATTATGAATTGAGAGATCTTAAATGCATGCAATTTTATCGTCCCTACCTTTCTATGCCTTCGTATGATTTAAGTGAAAAACAAATGAAGTTTATGTCGATGGCATTCGGAAGTCTTCGTTCAAACATACCACAAAACTTAAAAGTGTTTTCTTTTGACATAGAAAATTTGCGAAATATTTACAGTAGAGTAGTGCTATGCCAGTCAATTGAAACACATCTTGACACAATTTGCAGTCTTGCTCCTCCCATTGAAAGTACTGTATGGGTAAATGGTGAAGATAAAACCATTAATTTGATCGATTCAGGAAAGGTAATCAAAAGAATCGAAGCAAAGTCTGGAACTAGACCAATCAATTTAGCGATAACAAGAAAAGGTTTCTTGGTTTACGCAGTATATGACCATCATCAGAGCAATGTATGCATAGTCACAAAAAACAAGACGGACCAAGTTATTACGTTCAATTACTGGAAACCAGTTGGAATATGCTGCACAAGAAATGATGAATTTCTGGTTTCTATGGAAAGCAAAGATGAAACTCAAATCAAAATCGCTCGCTTCTCGGGCGACTTCAAAATAATTCAGGAGATTCAGTATGACGAAAATCACCAGCCACTCTATGCATCTGGAAAATACTATGTTTTTGtggaagaaaacaaaaatatggatATATGTGCATCGGATCCAAACAAAAATCAAGTAGTTGTCACTGACAAAGATGGCCTTCTTCGATGGCGATACAATGGCAATTTAGAAAAGGGAAAGTTTAAATCATTTTCTCCGAGTTTTATCGCTGCAGATAGCCACAGTAATCTTCTAGTGATGGACACGGATAATGACTGTGTTCATCTCTTGGATATGAAtggtatttttattacatttatcaCACATCCCAAAATTCAGGGAATAGGTGCCATGAGCATGGATACAAATGATAAACTGTGGATTGCAAACTACAAAGGTGGACAAATCAACGTGTTCAAGTATCTCCAGTAAACATCTGTTTTCCAACGATTACAAACAAAATcgtatttaataattttgtttgctttttcgAGTgccttaaaaacattttataaaacaaattcaagTCAAAATCAATTGGAGGACAATAACTTTCGATAATCAATTAACGTAGCAGTTCAACAAGGGTTGAAAGACTCAGTATTATAATAGCTTGTATTACAGTAACTTAAAAATCAgacggtttttttttattttgacaacaTTGCTACTATTTTAGctgaacaaaattcaaatttagtGTAATCATCATTATTGTCTAGAATGATTTATCTTAAATGTTTCTAATTGTGAGTAAAAATTGTCGGTTTTCACCATGATGTACAATCAACTCACTAACCTCGTTTAAAACAGAATTTTATATTgttcatatttcaaataaacgaaatgCACTGATGAGTGTGTCCTgtgttaattttgtatttaccaAGTACATATAATTGTCATGTTAATTGTATATTTTGTCTTTAATATTCACTattaaaatgattgaatattgtttttagctgaaaataaatcaaatataactATATTTCCATTTGCCATAAAGCTGATCTTCATATAACTTTTCTGTTTATATATCTGTTTAATCGGAAGTTTTGTTTTACTCTGATATACAAGAAAGCGTGGTATTTACTGGTTTCTGTTGGCTTCTTGTTTTTTCCTGGCTGCGAACAAATTGCCTTCTTCAAAACATGTggcataaaaatgaatttaaaggCACAGGGCGAAAAAGTGTTTATTGATACAATTCAAtatcagtaataaaaaataagcttaaaagaaataataaaagtaCGTTTATAGTAGTGAATGTGTTAATCAGTTGTGTAAGAACGCAGACGTTGTATCTTTCTTTGTGTGTGTAGCCTCCTTTATATGGGATCAGGTCTGATGAATCactttcatgaatattaaagaACCTGAAAAGTATCAATAAAACAatgtaataaaagaaaattagtttttacataaaaaaaaaaatttttaatttggcCTTTCATAAACCATACCATTCCTTTGGGTATAAGAATGACTAATTTACGATATTGCAAATTCTAATGACAATTTATTTGTGAAtcacttttaaatatatttatataaaaatcttatttcatgtaaaattttaaagaactgtgcCATATCGAATTCCACTTTCTACTCCAAATATATGCTACACGTTTTAATATTCATAAGATAAATACTAGTAAACAAATtactaaaaatcaaatttaagacgccaaatgaaattttcatttcagtttCATGATTTTGTTGATATCTTTACTTAAATAAAGTATCAACTGCATTGCGCATCAAATTATGACAATATGTGATAAATTTGGTTCTATGGTAATTTACACCGGGTTAGTACCTgaattcttttctttaaataaatagtGAACATAAAATTACTCTTATTATAAACccataaaaaagtaatttcaaCATGTTCT
The nucleotide sequence above comes from Magallana gigas chromosome 2, xbMagGiga1.1, whole genome shotgun sequence. Encoded proteins:
- the LOC105330444 gene encoding protein wech: MAEVSDAEDPDTVTAQHFIECELCCKTVSLHCTICKSDLCGQCVGIHINSMATQEHNIVSIRRRAFTPQLPSCSIHESEKCDLFCSKCNVPICVTCITLQHKTHPATKLEFQCDFKKKQIEDECKHLENDLCKNIMESIAHLQKNIKEVRKIYDKAQNAVFKKGTEWHKQVDKIVQEFSQQVTYMRNRDIALLEKRIEEIKGLLKALNVHREQVNKLTTTMKLKDVLDYELRDLKCMQFYRPYLSMPSYDLSEKQMKFMSMAFGSLRSNIPQNLKVFSFDIENLRNIYSRVVLCQSIETHLDTICSLAPPIESTVWVNGEDKTINLIDSGKVIKRIEAKSGTRPINLAITRKGFLVYAVYDHHQSNVCIVTKNKTDQVITFNYWKPVGICCTRNDEFLVSMESKDETQIKIARFSGDFKIIQEIQYDENHQPLYASGKYYVFVEENKNMDICASDPNKNQVVVTDKDGLLRWRYNGNLEKGKFKSFSPSFIAADSHSNLLVMDTDNDCVHLLDMNGIFITFITHPKIQGIGAMSMDTNDKLWIANYKGGQINVFKYLQ